Genomic segment of Prochlorothrix hollandica PCC 9006 = CALU 1027:
AATTAATGGGGAACTCAAAGGAACCCAGGCTTTGCTCTTTGAATTGGGGTTCGATCGTCGAAGTTTGGGAAATGGCCACCTCATGATCCGCCAAGGGGATCGCCAGCATAAAGCTGGAACTATGGAGAGCGCGATCGCGGTAGTCGATGATTTCCTTAGCATTACCCCAAATCAGGCCCAAAATATCCCGACCCACCGAGATATTGTCCAGGGCTTCATTCATCTTCTCCACCATCCCCACCATGGCCGCATCAAAGAACATGGCCGGCAGACCCGCCGCCTTTTCCTCTAGCTGACGTTTGATTTGGGCCTTGATTTGGGCTTTGATCAGGCTATCTTCTGTTTCCTCTTCCGTTTCCTCTGCTGTCTCGGCTGCTGTCTCGGCTGCTGTCTCGGCTGCTGCCGCAGTTTTTGCCTCAGTTTCTGCCCCGGCTGCTGCTGCGGACTCTGCACCATCAGCCTCCGCCTCTTCCCCATCTCCTAACCCCAAGCGTTCCTTGAGGTTAAAGAAATCAGCCAGGGTGGGCTTGAGGATAGGCGGGGTGTCGGTATCGAGGGAGGTTGAGACTGTGGCATCAGTCAGGGGGGCGATCGTGGCCTCTCCTGTCTCTGGATCAACTCCCATCCCTGCCTCTGCCGTGATGGAGTTAGCTTCCGAGGTCTCTGCCCCCAGATCTGGGCTACGCTTACCGAGCACCGCACTGGCTCCCATCACAGCCGTTACAGCGGCAGCAGTGGCCGCGACGGTGGTTGCAGCGGTGTTAAACAGGGATTGATCCCCGATATCCATACTATAGAGGGTTAGGTCATCCGTATCGACCCGATTCAAGCTAAATTCCAATGCACCCAAATCCATGGTGGCTACAACGGAGAAATCGAGATTGAAGGTATTGTTTTGCAGACTTTGTTGAATCGCGTTCTGGAGGCTGGGAGTCAGGAGGTTGGCACCATTGCCACCACTGGAGGCGGCTTGGCCCCCGGCTTGGCCTGCATTGGCTCCGGCAGCGTTGGCACTGGCGGCTTGACTGGCGGCTTGACTGGCGGCTTGACCCCCTGCTTGCCCCCCTGAGAGGAGACCTTGGACGCTGGAGGCGATGCTCTGACCGGCGCTGGTCAACCCTTGGCCCAGGCTGGAAACGCCTTGGCTAATGGCACTGGTAGCACTGCCCACCCCACCACTGACTGCACTACTGGCGGCACCGGCGGCGCTGCTGACTCCGGCCCCGATCGCCGCAACACCCCCGGCCACACTGGCTCCGACGGCGGCGGCAGCACCGGTGGCCACTGCTGCGGCAACAGCACCCAGGGCAGCGACGGCTACCCCAACGGCGATCGCGGTGGTGGCGGCAGGACTCAAGCCTTCAGCGGTTTCCGATCCCAGGGCAGAACTCCCCCCGGCTGAGGCGACCCGATCGGCGAACCCATCACTACTGGATCCGCCACTGGATCCGTCACTAGATCCACCACTAGATCCCGTGCCACTGGAGCCAGTCCCACCCCCCGCAGCAGCACTGGTTCCGGTACCGCCATTGGTTTCGGCCCCGATCGCGCCAGCTTCAGAACCGGGGGCACTGGCGATCGCTGTCCCTGCCCCCGCTGAGCCAGCCCCGGCCCCCCCACTGCTTGCACCTGAGGCTCCGGTAGCTCCACCAGAACCAGAACCAGATCCGCTAGCACCAGAACCCGCACCAGCACCAGCACCAGCACCAGATCCGCTAGCACCAGAAGCCCCGGCACTACTAACCGCTGAGGCTGCACCGGAAGTCCCAGCCCCCGCTGAGCCAGCCCCAGACCCCCCACTGCTTGCACCTGAGGCTCCGGTAGCTGCACCAGAACCCGCACCAGCACCAGAACCCGCACCAGAACCAGCGCTAGCGCCAGCACTAGAACCAGAACCGGCACCAGAACCAGATCCGCTAGCACCAGAAGCCCCGGCACTGCTAACCGCTGAGGCTGCACCGGAAGTCCCTGCCCCCGCCGAGCCAGCCCCTGAAGTCCCTGCACTGGCCGCAGTCCCAGCCCCCGCCGAACCAGCCCCAGATCCTTCTGCACTGCTCCTGATATCTGTGGTGCCGCTACTGTTGAGGGTTAGCCCCTGGGAACCCGTCACTGTGTTGTTGAGGTTGAGGTTCGCCCCTGCTAGGGTAACGGACTGGGTATTAACGGTAGCCGCGTCATTAAGGGTTAAATTACCCGTTGTTGTGATATTGGCATCCAGGTTCGTGGTACCTGGAGCATCGATGGTTAAGCTGGCAACGGTTACGGCTCCATTAATATCTGTGGTGCCGCTGCTGTTGAGGGTTAAAGCTTGGTTGCCGTTTATGGTGCTACCCAGTGTCAGGTTCCCCCCGTTAGCATTAAGAACTACCTGGCCAGTAATGGCATCTAAGGTAACGGCATCATTGAGGGTCAGATTGCCGGTCGTGGTGAGGTTAGCCCCCACTTGCGTGCTACCAGCCCCATCGGTGGTTAAGCTGCCTAAGCTCACTGTTGCATTAATATCTGTAACCCCAGAACTATTGAGGGTTAGCCCCTGGGAACCCGTCACTGTGCTGTTGAGGTTGAGATTCGCCCCTGCTAGGGTAACGGACTGGGTATTAACGGTAGCCGCGTCATTAAGGGTTAAATTACCCGTTGTTGTGATGTTGGCATCCAGGTTCGTGGTACCTGGAGCATCGGTGGTTAAGCTGGCAACGGTGACTGCTCCATTAATATCTGTGGTGCCGCTGCTGTTGAGGGTTAAAGCTTGGTTGCCGTTTATGGTGCTACCCAGTGTCAGGTTCCCCCCGTTAGCATTAAGAACTACCTGGCCAGTAATGGCATCTAAGGTAACGGCATCATTGAGGGTCAGATTGCCGGTCGTGGTGAGGTTAGCCCCCACTTGCGTGCTACCAGCCCCATCGGTGGTTAAGCTGCCTAAGCTCACTGTTGCATTAATATCTGTAACCCCAGAACTATTGAGGGTTAGCCCCTGGGAACCCGTCACTGTGTTGTTGAGGTTGAGATTCGCCCCTGCTAGGGTAACGGACTGGGTATTAACGGTAGCCGCGTCATTAAGGGTTAAATTACCCGTTGTTGTGATGTTGGCATCCAGGTTGGTGGTACCTGGCTCATCGGTGGTTAAGCTGGCAACGGTTGTGACTCCATTGATAGTCGTTACACCCGCACTATTGAGGGTCAGGCCAAAGGCACCATCAACCGTATTGTTGAGAGTCAAACTGCCGCCGCCCAAGGTAATATCCCCCAGCAAGGTCAGTGCCCCATTAAAGGTTTGCGCCCCCGTCGTGGTCAGATTGACCGCAAGGCTTGTAGCCCCGCCCACGGTCAGGCTAGCCGCTGTCAGGCTCCCGTTGGCTTGCACCGTTAACCCGTCCAGCAGTACCGAACCACTGGCATTCAGGCTACCATTGGCCAAAATCAAGCTTCCACCCGTCAGACTGACCAAACTCACAGGATCTCCGGCTAAATCAAAGGTAACCGTGTTATTCCCCGGAATCACCACATTGGCAACATTGGCCAGTTCAGGAACCACCCCCCGCGCCGCCAAGTTAGCAGTCGGTGCCCAATTATTGGGGTCAAACCACTGCCCCGTGGTGTCCCCAACCCAAGTGGCCGAGTCCAGGGGCGTAATATCAGCCGTGACGGAACCCGACAAAACATAGTTAAAAGCTCGGCTACCGTTCAGGGCCAGGGAAACCGCTTGGTTATCCCCAACATTCTTACTGCCAAAGCTGCCCACCACCTCAATATTGGCTCGATCGCCCGCCGCAATTTGATCCGTAAAGGGCGTGTCCAGGGTAAAACTGGCGGCAACGGAACCATCATAGGCTTTGGCATTGGCGCTGAGGCCCGTGGCGGTCAGCGGCTTCGGGTCAATGGTGAGGGTGGCCCCGGTCGAGGCGCTATTGAGGGTGTAGGCTTGGCTCAGGGTTGGGGACAGAATCGGGCGGATGGCGCTGTAGGTTCCTGCATCCACAAAGGACGTAATCGGCTGCCCGTTCCACTCAAAGGTATAGTTAACCGTGCTGCCATCCTGCACATTCAGGGTCGTCCCATCCACATTGAGGCGCAGTTGACCGAAAAGGGCAGCCAAATTCACCAGAGTGCCGTCATAAACCGTCGCCGCAGCATTGGACAACGCCCCCGACACCAAAAAATCATAGGTGGTATCCACAGGAGTGGTGGTGCCCCCAGAGGATTGGACCACATCTTGAATCACTGAATTAATGGTGGCAGCGGGGGCAGCGGTGTAATACCAGGTGAAACCCGCTTCGCTACCAGGGGCAATATCCCCTAGGCTGTTGTACAGCGCATAGGAACCGTCGCCCGTCACTTGAATGGTGGCGCTGGCCGGGTTCACTCTGGTGGCATTGGTAAAACTACAGCAACCAGCATGGGTACCTCTGACGGAGGAATCCGTAGAATAAAAGAGAACCGATGCCCCACTGGACGCGCCGCTCACCTCATCAACCCGCAGTACATTGGCAGCATCCCCCACCTGCGTAATCGCCGTAAATCCACTACCGGTGAGGTTCCCCAGCGTCTTCGTGGGACCATCGGTCTGACCAACCCAATCATCCTGGGTTCCGGTCCAGAGGCCCACATTTTGTAAGGTCGTCGTCGTGGCCCGAATGGAGGTTGTTGCCGCTAGAAAAGAGTCACCCGATCCCAGGCTGTACTGGTTCGTGATGAGCGCAGGACTGCCGCCAATGGTAATCGGGACAACGGACTCAATCACGCCGGAACCCTTGGGACCGCCCCCTGGCCCTGAACCCACCCCAGGGCGATACCCCCCAATTTCCAGGTAGCCACCGGGCTGGACGGTATAGGTTCCCCCCTGCGTACTCGCAAAGTTCGTTTCGATGTTGCCATTCCAACGGGATCCCCTAGTACCGGTGCCAACCTCAAGGTTGAGGGGATAACTGGAAAAGGTCAGTTTGTAATAGCCATTACGACCCGTCGTGACATTATCGAAATAGTTGGGCTGGGTTAGTAACCCTTGGGGATTGACAGCAGCAGTATTAGCAGCAGCGGGAGCATTTTGGGCACCACCGTTGATCGTACCAAAGGAGAGGTAGCCGTTGTTGAGGACCAATTGATTAACTGTGCCGCTGGATCCCTTCTGCCAAGTAAATGCCGTAGTAGCAGTGGTTTGGTTCCCTGTGGGTAAGGGAATCTGGATACTAACTCCATCGGCCACGGTGTAGGAGGAGCCGCTACCGTCGGTTGTGCCTTGACCAAAGGCGGCGCGCAGAGCACCAGTTCCTGTGATGGTGAGATCGGCATTAATCTGGAGATTACGAGTTGCCAGTAGGGTTAACTGGTTCGCAGACCAACTGAGGGCACCATTCACCGTAATATCGCCATTGCCGCCACTGCCCGTGGTTTGAATCACCAGGGATCCCGTATTTTTGAGGAAGGTGGAAATGTGATTGGCGTAAATGGTGTTGGCATTGGTGGGGCTACCGCTGATGGGTGGACCGGAACCGGCAGCGATCGTAATATCATTGGGATCAAACACCAGCGTCCCCGCCCCCCCCTGGGGAGCCGCCAGATCGACGCGGTTATACCAGTCACTGACCAAATTAAGGGTCTCCTTGCCCGACAGATCAATCAATCCGCCATTTCCACCCAAATCTCCGCCCCTGGCGCTAGCCTCACCCCAAAACGCCAACTCATCCTCCGCAATAATCCGGGCCTCACCCCCATCCCCCAAAATCAGCGCATCCACATTCACCGTTCCCGCCAAGGCAATATCCCCGGCCCCCGTTGGCAACGGCTGAGTTGAACCCCTCAAAGACACCGTACCATCGGCATTGACCACCAAAGCCGTGGCATGATGGAGATTCCCCCCCGTCAGCAGTTGGGGCAAATCCAGGGGCGTTAAGGTTTCCGGCAGCAGATTCAGACCTAGGGCTGAGCCATCTGTGGCGAGGGGTTCGATTTCCAAGCCTAGGACCATGCCCGCTTGCTCTAGGCGCACCACCCCCGCATCCGGGACCGCCTTCAGATTCACAAAACCACCGGGGGCCGTCAGCGATCCCGTGTTGACCACCGTCCCCCCCACCAGGGTCAGGCTCTGGCCCGCTGGGACTTCTAAGGCTCCTTCGTTGACGATCGTCCCCTGGCCCACCTGGGTAAAGGCAAAGCGGTTGGGACTGCCCACCAGGCTCCCATAGTCGTTGCTCCCCACCCCATTAAACCAACCGTTCTCGAAGCCGATGGCCGTGGCCGTGGTGGCCGTAAAGGATCCCCCCAAATCCAAGCGCCCCTGGGGACCAAACACCACCCCCGCCGGATTCATCAAATATAAGTTGGCATTGCTGTTACTCACCTGGAGCAAGCCATTGATAATGGAAACCTCTCCCCCCGTCACCCGTCCCAAGATATTGGCTAAGTCCGGGGAACCGATAAAGTTAGCCACTTGATCGCTGTTTAAACCAAACTGTTCAAAGCTATGGAACAGGTTTTGGCCCGATCGACTGCCTCCCGTAATCTCAAAGCCATTACCGCTGACACTAACCTGGGTTTGGGTTCCATCCCCTGCCGGTAGAATGGACTGAGCCTGCGCCAGGGTTGTGAAGGTCAGTCCTAGACCTGTCGCATACAGAAGGGGCAGAAAAATGCGATGGGGCGTAGGAGAGTGATAATCCATGGGAAATTTCCTTAAAGCTGTTGATAAAGTAGTGCTTGCTGCCTGTAGAGCAGCCTTCTGTAGAGCAGCCTTCTGTAGAGCAGCCTTCTGTAGAGCAGCCTTAAGGGCCGTTGGCAACGGAAAACACCCCCCCGACTCCCTGAAGCAGGCGGACAGCATGTCATCCTCCTCCTCCGCTATGACAAGACACGGAGGAATATCCCCAGGACATTATTGCACCCAACCAAAACTTCGATGGCGGTTCAGTAAATCGGGATCATTAAGCCGAGGTGGCGATGGCGACAGCATCAGGATTGTAGCCACTTTTACCTCTATTTATTGACACCGCCCTACTGATGGGCGTTGGCAACCCCTAGCCGCAGAGCATTGCAGATGCCATCGCCGGCCTAACCCAAGGGTTGGCCGCTATACAGCAGTCCTAAATGGGTCGTGTGGTGTGCCCCCTCCGGGGGCACACCACACCAAGGGTTTCAGCCATTGAGATGCTTACAACTGATTTAGGGTTGCTGTAGTTCTCGTCTGAAACCTATAGAATCTTGCACCGATACCGATGATGGAATCTGCAAACTCTGCCCAAGCCCCTGCTCCCACGTCTGGGTTCTAGCAAGCAAGGTCTAGGCTGGAAGGAATCTGTGGCAACGTCGTCAAACGTTCTCAAACGTTCTCAAACGTTGCTGGCCTGAAATGATGTACCCCTCATGCTTTTAGTGTACCCGGTTAGGGGAGGCTGAGCCTCCGTATTTCTAGCAGGCTTGCAGTCTGTTGCATAGCAATGAAGGTAACGACCCAGCCCTGGGATCTTCGATACAGCCGACCCGATCGCCGCTTGCTTTGTACCCCAAAAAAGCCCCAAAACTAATCCCCGGTTGCTGCTGGGCTGAAAGCCGCAATCTGTAAATCTTGGCCCAGAAACCGGGAATCTCAGAAATCGGGAATCTCAACCCCCAGGGATACAACCAGAACTCTGGGCTTGGAGAGGCTAATACCTGGTTGACTGACACAAGATGGTCGCTGTAGGTTGGGTTGAGGTACGAAACCCAACAGCCACAATGGTTGTGTTGGGTTTCGCAAGGCTCTACCCAACCTACGCAAACATAAGCCTTTCAGAAGTTGTGTCAGTCAAGCAGGGCTAATACACTGTTAAGTAGGTCAGGATAATTAATCCGAGGTAGAGGTGACGACAGAGTAAGGGTTTCAGCCACTTCTAACCCTGTTTATTTTACCGAGCCTACTTATCGAGCAGGTTTAGGAATCCGATGGGTCAGACTCTGCGGGGGAAGGATCGGCAGTGGGTTCAGGGGTTTCAGCAGCGGCTTGGGCCTTGGTCTCTGCCTCCGCCTGGGCTGCGGCCTTCGCGGCCCGTTCCTCCGCCCGCTGTTCCCGCTTTTTGCGCTCCGCTTCCGTCATTTCCGCCAGCAGCAACTGGGCCTGCCCCAGCTTCTCCAAATTGCTTTGGTATAGCTCCACATCTTTCTTGAGCTTTTCGAGGGGTAACACCAGGGACACACTAACCTTGTCCCACAGTTCCCCCTGTTTGTCCGTGTCCTTAATCCAATCGGGGGCTACCTTCTCCACCAGGCTAAACAGGCCAATGGCAAAGAGACGGCTGTATTTAAATTTGGCTCGATCGGACAACTGGGCCAACACCGATCGCAGGCTCCCCCCGATGGATCCATCCGCCGACAAATTGAACAGGGCCAGTAAGTCATCGGGGGACAGCCCGTCCGTGGCGGCGAGGATCGCCTCTGCATCCCGGCGGTAGGTCTGGACATCGGATCCCACGGCCCCGCAGAGGGCGCTAAAAATGGAGTCCCGATCGGCCTCCGGACGGTAACCTTCCATGAAGCGATCGAAGGTAGTCACCACCCCCAGGGCGTAGATGGAGTCATAGGTAAAGGTGGCATTGACCCCCAGCAGATGCATCTCGACCATCAACTCTTCCAACACTCGACGGTAAATCGAGTTGATGGGGCGGGTATGGGCAGCGTAAAAGGCCCGCTTGGTGTCAGACAGCGTTGGTGGGTTATTCACGAGTATCAAGCTGAGAGAAATATTAACTTCTATTAAACAGGACGACGGGGGCTTGACACAAGGAATCAACCCCGAAAAGACTGCGGTTAAACCTGGGCCTGGTGACTCTGGTGTTGGATCAACCGCTGCACACTGAGCAGGGTACGGTTCAACTCATGGGAACGATAGTCCGGGTGCTTCCCGTAAGATTCCTGTTCCTCCTCCAGCATCAACACGTCCTCCCGCACCAAACCCTCTAACAGACCTTTGGCCGCATTAAAAAGGCTGTTTTTGACAAAGCGGCGGAAGGGGATGGGCAGCTTGTGCAAGCGCCAAAAGGCATTGAGGGAGGTGAAATGCACCAGGTAGGCGCGGGTGTGGGTTTCGTTGACGGGGGCAAAGAGACAGCAGATCACAAAGTCTTCCCCCAGGGTCGATCTCCAATGGGGATAGTGATAGCCCACATCCAAGGGTTCCGGGTGCAGGCGGCGCAGGGCCGGGACGAAAAGCTGAGAAATGGACCAAATTTTATCGATGCGGTAGTAACTCTGGGCGGTGTAGTGGGCTTCGACGCGATCGGGGTGTTCCTCCAACCGTTCCAAGGCCGCCGAGGCCCAAGCCTGATAACCCTGATGCAGGTGGCCATGGTACATGTCCATCAGGTTTTCAATCAAAAAGGAGAAATGGGCCTTGCAGTCAATGGTGGTGACGCTGACGATGTAGTTGAGGTGATCCCATTCGGGTAATCCCTGGAGGGGCACCGCCGCCGCTTGGTGGGGATCCCCCGGAAAAACCCAAATAAAGCCATCTTGCTCCCGGACGGGATAGCTGCGCAGCTTACAGGTGGGCAATTTTTGGTCCTCTGCCAAGTAGGGCACCCCCGCACACAGCCCCCCCTGATCAAATTGCCAGCC
This window contains:
- a CDS encoding two-partner secretion domain-containing protein; this translates as MDYHSPTPHRIFLPLLYATGLGLTFTTLAQAQSILPAGDGTQTQVSVSGNGFEITGGSRSGQNLFHSFEQFGLNSDQVANFIGSPDLANILGRVTGGEVSIINGLLQVSNSNANLYLMNPAGVVFGPQGRLDLGGSFTATTATAIGFENGWFNGVGSNDYGSLVGSPNRFAFTQVGQGTIVNEGALEVPAGQSLTLVGGTVVNTGSLTAPGGFVNLKAVPDAGVVRLEQAGMVLGLEIEPLATDGSALGLNLLPETLTPLDLPQLLTGGNLHHATALVVNADGTVSLRGSTQPLPTGAGDIALAGTVNVDALILGDGGEARIIAEDELAFWGEASARGGDLGGNGGLIDLSGKETLNLVSDWYNRVDLAAPQGGAGTLVFDPNDITIAAGSGPPISGSPTNANTIYANHISTFLKNTGSLVIQTTGSGGNGDITVNGALSWSANQLTLLATRNLQINADLTITGTGALRAAFGQGTTDGSGSSYTVADGVSIQIPLPTGNQTTATTAFTWQKGSSGTVNQLVLNNGYLSFGTINGGAQNAPAAANTAAVNPQGLLTQPNYFDNVTTGRNGYYKLTFSSYPLNLEVGTGTRGSRWNGNIETNFASTQGGTYTVQPGGYLEIGGYRPGVGSGPGGGPKGSGVIESVVPITIGGSPALITNQYSLGSGDSFLAATTSIRATTTTLQNVGLWTGTQDDWVGQTDGPTKTLGNLTGSGFTAITQVGDAANVLRVDEVSGASSGASVLFYSTDSSVRGTHAGCCSFTNATRVNPASATIQVTGDGSYALYNSLGDIAPGSEAGFTWYYTAAPAATINSVIQDVVQSSGGTTTPVDTTYDFLVSGALSNAAATVYDGTLVNLAALFGQLRLNVDGTTLNVQDGSTVNYTFEWNGQPITSFVDAGTYSAIRPILSPTLSQAYTLNSASTGATLTIDPKPLTATGLSANAKAYDGSVAASFTLDTPFTDQIAAGDRANIEVVGSFGSKNVGDNQAVSLALNGSRAFNYVLSGSVTADITPLDSATWVGDTTGQWFDPNNWAPTANLAARGVVPELANVANVVIPGNNTVTFDLAGDPVSLVSLTGGSLILANGSLNASGSVLLDGLTVQANGSLTAASLTVGGATSLAVNLTTTGAQTFNGALTLLGDITLGGGSLTLNNTVDGAFGLTLNSAGVTTINGVTTVASLTTDEPGTTNLDANITTTGNLTLNDAATVNTQSVTLAGANLNLNNTVTGSQGLTLNSSGVTDINATVSLGSLTTDGAGSTQVGANLTTTGNLTLNDAVTLDAITGQVVLNANGGNLTLGSTINGNQALTLNSSGTTDINGAVTVASLTTDAPGTTNLDANITTTGNLTLNDAATVNTQSVTLAGANLNLNSTVTGSQGLTLNSSGVTDINATVSLGSLTTDGAGSTQVGANLTTTGNLTLNDAVTLDAITGQVVLNANGGNLTLGSTINGNQALTLNSSGTTDINGAVTVASLTIDAPGTTNLDANITTTGNLTLNDAATVNTQSVTLAGANLNLNNTVTGSQGLTLNSSGTTDIRSSAEGSGAGSAGAGTAASAGTSGAGSAGAGTSGAASAVSSAGASGASGSGSGAGSGSSAGASAGSGAGSGAGAGSGAATGASGASSGGSGAGSAGAGTSGAASAVSSAGASGASGSGAGAGAGAGSGASGSGSGSGGATGASGASSGGAGAGSAGAGTAIASAPGSEAGAIGAETNGGTGTSAAAGGGTGSSGTGSSGGSSDGSSGGSSSDGFADRVASAGGSSALGSETAEGLSPAATTAIAVGVAVAALGAVAAAVATGAAAAVGASVAGGVAAIGAGVSSAAGAASSAVSGGVGSATSAISQGVSSLGQGLTSAGQSIASSVQGLLSGGQAGGQAASQAASQAASANAAGANAGQAGGQAASSGGNGANLLTPSLQNAIQQSLQNNTFNLDFSVVATMDLGALEFSLNRVDTDDLTLYSMDIGDQSLFNTAATTVAATAAAVTAVMGASAVLGKRSPDLGAETSEANSITAEAGMGVDPETGEATIAPLTDATVSTSLDTDTPPILKPTLADFFNLKERLGLGDGEEAEADGAESAAAAGAETEAKTAAAAETAAETAAETAEETEEETEDSLIKAQIKAQIKRQLEEKAAGLPAMFFDAAMVGMVEKMNEALDNISVGRDILGLIWGNAKEIIDYRDRALHSSSFMLAIPLADHEVAISQTSTIEPQFKEQSLGSFEFPINFSLRLSKATIEMQNGRIKRVHIKASLGTGSLSLGDNVLLEVPAVEFTLGTIDLGAGVPIG
- the psb29 gene encoding photosystem II biogenesis protein Psp29; amino-acid sequence: MNNPPTLSDTKRAFYAAHTRPINSIYRRVLEELMVEMHLLGVNATFTYDSIYALGVVTTFDRFMEGYRPEADRDSIFSALCGAVGSDVQTYRRDAEAILAATDGLSPDDLLALFNLSADGSIGGSLRSVLAQLSDRAKFKYSRLFAIGLFSLVEKVAPDWIKDTDKQGELWDKVSVSLVLPLEKLKKDVELYQSNLEKLGQAQLLLAEMTEAERKKREQRAEERAAKAAAQAEAETKAQAAAETPEPTADPSPAESDPSDS
- a CDS encoding aromatic ring-hydroxylating dioxygenase subunit alpha, producing the protein MPVQIESSLAKPQGRCDIRQTAINPNHWYVAALSGEVTHQPYALILWHQAIVLYRDSHGQIHALEDRCPHRQVKLSHGLVVGDRLECAYHGWQFDQGGLCAGVPYLAEDQKLPTCKLRSYPVREQDGFIWVFPGDPHQAAAVPLQGLPEWDHLNYIVSVTTIDCKAHFSFLIENLMDMYHGHLHQGYQAWASAALERLEEHPDRVEAHYTAQSYYRIDKIWSISQLFVPALRRLHPEPLDVGYHYPHWRSTLGEDFVICCLFAPVNETHTRAYLVHFTSLNAFWRLHKLPIPFRRFVKNSLFNAAKGLLEGLVREDVLMLEEEQESYGKHPDYRSHELNRTLLSVQRLIQHQSHQAQV